One part of the Nostoc sp. PCC 7120 = FACHB-418 genome encodes these proteins:
- the sufR gene encoding iron-sulfur cluster biosynthesis transcriptional regulator SufR, with the protein MATTQQASTKQEILEYLLKHSQATALDLANVLDVSPQAIRRHLKDLETEELVVYSNTMQAGMGRPQHVYQLSRQGRERLHKNVSDRHGDFAVSLLDTLAETVGHDQFKTILQKQWERKAQEYRDRVGKGSLQERVANLVELRKNEGFMAEYHPVDSSESTQKERFIFIEHNCAISNVAESFPSVCGHELEMFAAVLPDCTVERTHWLINGEHRCGYLVQAHKPTSHI; encoded by the coding sequence ATGGCGACTACTCAGCAAGCCTCAACTAAACAAGAGATTTTAGAGTATCTCTTGAAACACTCACAGGCAACAGCCCTTGACCTAGCTAATGTTTTAGATGTCAGTCCCCAAGCAATTCGTCGTCATCTCAAAGATTTGGAGACGGAGGAGTTAGTAGTATATTCCAATACAATGCAAGCAGGTATGGGACGACCTCAACACGTTTATCAATTAAGTCGCCAAGGAAGAGAACGCCTGCACAAAAATGTGAGCGATCGCCACGGCGATTTTGCCGTATCCTTATTAGATACCCTAGCCGAAACCGTCGGACACGACCAATTCAAGACTATTTTACAGAAACAATGGGAACGTAAAGCCCAAGAATACCGCGATCGTGTAGGTAAAGGTTCTCTACAAGAACGGGTAGCGAACTTAGTCGAATTGCGAAAAAATGAAGGTTTCATGGCCGAATATCACCCTGTAGATTCCTCTGAATCAACACAGAAAGAAAGATTTATCTTTATCGAACATAACTGTGCAATTTCCAACGTTGCTGAGTCATTCCCCAGCGTTTGCGGTCATGAACTAGAAATGTTCGCGGCCGTTCTCCCAGATTGTACAGTTGAGCGTACCCACTGGCTGATTAACGGCGAACATCGTTGCGGCTATCTAGTCCAAGCCCACAAACCAACATCTCATATATAA
- the sufB gene encoding Fe-S cluster assembly protein SufB, with product MSATVKTLVNQPYKYGFVTDIEADTIPRGLDEDVVRLISTKKNEPEFMLEFRLRAFRQWQKMTEPTWPSVKYPPIDYQNIIYYSAPKQKKAKLNSLDEVDPTLIETFEKLGIPLSEQKRLANVAVDAIFDSVSVATTFKEKLAKDGVIFCSISEALQEHPELIKKYLGSVVPIADNYFAALNAAVFSDGSFVYIPKGVKCPMELSTYFRINSGDTGQFERTLIVAEEGSYVSYLEGCTAPMYDSNQLHAAVVELVALDNAEIKYSTVQNWYAGDANGKGGIYNFVTKRGLCQGVNSKISWTQVETGSAITWKYPSCVLVGDNSVGEFYSVALTNNMQQADTGTKMIHIGKNTRSTIISKGISAGQSSNSYRGLVKINPTAKGARNYSQCDSMLIGDNAHANTFPYIQVQNNTGKVEHEASTSKIGEDQLFFFAQRGISSEDAISMMISGFCKDVFNQLPMEFAVEADKLLSLKLEGSVG from the coding sequence ATGAGTGCCACTGTTAAAACCTTAGTCAACCAACCTTACAAGTACGGCTTTGTCACTGATATTGAAGCCGACACTATCCCCCGTGGACTCGATGAAGATGTTGTCCGCTTGATTTCTACCAAGAAGAACGAACCGGAGTTCATGCTGGAATTTCGCCTCAGAGCGTTCCGCCAGTGGCAAAAAATGACGGAACCAACTTGGCCAAGTGTCAAGTATCCGCCCATAGACTATCAGAATATCATCTATTACTCAGCGCCGAAACAAAAGAAGGCTAAACTCAACAGCTTGGACGAAGTTGACCCCACCCTCATAGAAACCTTCGAGAAGCTGGGTATTCCCCTATCTGAACAAAAGCGTCTGGCAAATGTCGCCGTAGATGCGATTTTTGATAGCGTTTCTGTCGCCACAACATTTAAAGAGAAGCTCGCCAAAGATGGCGTTATTTTCTGCTCAATTTCCGAAGCTTTACAAGAACATCCAGAACTCATCAAGAAATACCTGGGTAGCGTTGTTCCCATTGCTGATAATTACTTTGCAGCCCTCAACGCAGCAGTATTTAGCGATGGTTCTTTTGTCTATATTCCTAAAGGCGTAAAATGCCCAATGGAACTGTCTACCTACTTCCGCATCAACTCCGGTGATACGGGACAGTTTGAGCGGACTTTGATTGTCGCTGAAGAAGGTAGCTATGTTTCTTACCTCGAAGGTTGCACCGCACCTATGTACGACAGCAACCAACTCCACGCGGCTGTGGTGGAACTTGTGGCTTTAGATAACGCCGAGATTAAATATTCCACAGTGCAGAACTGGTATGCTGGCGATGCTAACGGTAAAGGCGGGATTTATAACTTCGTTACCAAGCGCGGTTTGTGTCAAGGTGTAAATTCTAAGATTTCTTGGACACAGGTGGAAACTGGTTCAGCAATTACTTGGAAGTATCCTAGTTGCGTATTGGTTGGTGATAACTCCGTTGGTGAATTTTACTCGGTGGCGCTGACAAATAATATGCAGCAAGCCGATACCGGGACAAAGATGATTCATATCGGGAAGAACACCCGTAGCACAATTATTTCTAAAGGAATCTCTGCCGGTCAATCTAGTAATAGTTACCGGGGTTTGGTGAAAATCAACCCGACAGCTAAAGGCGCACGGAACTATTCTCAGTGTGACTCTATGTTAATTGGCGATAATGCCCACGCTAATACTTTCCCTTATATTCAAGTGCAGAATAATACGGGGAAGGTGGAGCATGAAGCTTCTACTTCCAAAATTGGGGAAGATCAGCTATTTTTCTTTGCTCAACGCGGTATTTCTTCGGAGGACGCTATTTCTATGATGATTAGCGGTTTCTGTAAGGATGTGTTTAATCAGCTACCGATGGAGTTTGCGGTGGAGGCTGATAAGTTGTTGAGTCTGAAGTTGGAAGGTAGTGTGGGTTAG
- the sufC gene encoding Fe-S cluster assembly ATPase SufC yields MIIENSEVVLSVRGLTAEVDGTPILKGVNLEVRSGEVHAIMGPNGSGKSTLSKVLAGHPAYTVTGGEVVFQGQNLLELEPEERARTGVFLAFQYPLEIPGVSNLDFLRVAYNSRRKAQGLEEIDTFDFDDLIEERLEVVKMNPAFLNRSVNEGFSGGEKKRNEILQMALLEPKLAILDETDSGLDIDALKIVAHGVNQLASPENATILITHYQRLLDYIVPDFVHVMARGQIITSGGKELALELESRGYDWLLEDAAVEVGV; encoded by the coding sequence ATGATTATTGAAAATAGTGAAGTTGTTTTGTCGGTAAGGGGTTTGACGGCTGAGGTTGATGGTACGCCAATTCTCAAGGGTGTGAATCTTGAGGTGCGTTCTGGTGAAGTTCATGCAATTATGGGGCCGAATGGTTCTGGTAAGAGTACTTTGTCTAAGGTGTTGGCGGGACATCCTGCTTATACGGTGACTGGTGGTGAGGTAGTTTTTCAGGGACAGAATTTGCTGGAGTTGGAACCGGAGGAACGGGCGCGGACTGGTGTGTTTTTGGCGTTCCAATATCCTTTGGAAATCCCTGGGGTGAGTAATTTGGATTTCTTGCGGGTGGCTTATAATTCTCGTCGCAAAGCCCAAGGGTTGGAGGAAATTGATACCTTTGATTTTGATGATTTGATTGAGGAAAGGCTGGAAGTGGTAAAGATGAATCCGGCTTTCCTGAATCGGAGTGTGAATGAAGGGTTTTCTGGTGGTGAGAAGAAGCGCAATGAGATTCTGCAAATGGCGCTACTGGAACCGAAGTTGGCAATTTTGGATGAGACTGATTCTGGTTTAGATATTGATGCACTGAAAATTGTGGCTCATGGTGTGAATCAACTCGCTAGTCCGGAAAATGCGACGATTTTGATTACTCACTATCAACGGTTGCTTGATTATATTGTGCCGGATTTTGTTCATGTGATGGCACGGGGGCAGATAATTACTAGTGGTGGTAAGGAATTGGCACTAGAGTTAGAGTCTCGTGGTTATGACTGGCTGCTAGAAGATGCTGCTGTTGAGGTGGGTGTGTAA